The Candidatus Baltobacteraceae bacterium genome includes the window CCGATGGACCGGCGGGGCACCTCGAACTTTTGTCGCTGCGTCTTTATAATCCGCAAACGCGGACGTGGAATCTCTACTTCGCCACGAACCGCGTGGGCGTGGTGAGCGACGCGATGACCGGCTCGTTCAAAAACGGTCGCGGGGTCTTCTTCAGCAACGATACGCTGAACGGAAGGGCCATTTTGGTTCGCTTTAGAGTCGATTCGTTCTCCCCGACCTCGGCACGCTCCGACCAATCGTTCTCAAGCGATGGCGGAAAGACGTGGGAAGTCAACTGGATCAACGATTACACGCGGATCTCACGGTAAGAGCGTAGGAAATTGCGGGCGATGCGGTCGCCGTGCTCGCTGAGGATCGATTCCGGGTGGAATTGCACGGCGACGATCGGCAGCGTGCGGTGCGCGACCGCTTGAATGACGCCGTCGTCGCTGTGCGCGGTCACGATGAGTTCAGCGGGGAGCGATGCGGGCTCGATGCACAGCGAGTGATAGCGCGTTGCGGTAAAGGGCGTCGGAACGCCCCCGAAGAGTCCGGTGCCGTCGTGGTGGATCGGCGACGTCTTCCCGTGCATGAGCTGCGGCGCGTGTCCGATGCGGCCGCCGAAGATCTCACCGACCGCCTGCAAGCCAAGACAGACGCCGAGTACCGGTTTGCGCGTCGCAGCCGCCGCGCGCAGCATAGCAAGCGTCGCCGGAACCTGACCGGGGTTCCCAGGCCCCGGCCCGACGACTAGCGCCGAGTAGTTGGCAAGCAGCGCGGGCTGCAGGCGCGCGTCGTCGTTGAGCATCACGTCGACCGTCGCCCCTTGCGAGACGAGCAGATGCACCACGTTGTACGTAAACGAATCGTAGTTATCGACGAACAAGAGATCGCTCATCGCGCGCACCCGCCCGCGTCGCCATCGAGACCGAGCACGGCGCGAACGATGCGCGTCTTGTGCAGGATCTCGTCGTACTCGGCCGCCGGATCGCTGTCGGCGACGATCCCGGCCGAGGCTTGCCAGTAGGCGACGCCGTCGCGCACGTGCACGCTGCGCAAGGTGATGCACGAATCGAAGTCGCCGCCGTCGGACCAGCGGCCGATGCTGCCGGCATAAAACCCGCGCGCAACCGGCTCGAGCTCGTCGATCAATTGCATCGCTCGAACTTTGGGCGTGCCGGTCACGGTTCCCGCCGGAAACCCGGCGGCGAAGAGATCGAGCCCGTCGCACTCCGCGCGCAGCGTGCCGGTAAGGTCCGAAACGATATGCATGACGTGGCTGTACCGCTCGATCTGCAGCAGTTCGGTCGGGCGGACGCTCCCGTACTCGCAGACCGCGCCCAAGTCGTTGCGGCCCAGATCGACCAGCATGACGTGCTCCGCTCGCTCCTTTTCGTTCGCCAGCAGCTCGGAGGCGATAGCCGCATCTTCACGCTCGTCGGATCCACGCGAACGGGTTCCGGCGAGCGGGCGGATGCGCGCCTTGCGTCCTTCCAGCCGCACGAGAAACTCGGGCGAAGCCCCCAGAACTTCGCCGAACGGCGTCTCCACGTAAAACATATACGGCGACGGATTGATCGAGCGCAGCGAGCGATACAAATCGAGCGCCGTGCCGTCAAAGCGTGCTCCGAAGCGGATGCCGAGCTGCAACTGATAAACGTCGCCGTCGTAAACGCACGTTTTAACCCGAGCGACGAGCGCGAGGTAGTCGTCGCGTGCGATCGATTGCGCGACCGGCTCGACGCCGCGTACGGATGCCGGGAGACGCGGCGCCGTTTCCAGCAGCGACCGCACGTATCCGTCGATGCGCCGTTCCAACGCGGCGGCGTCGTCGCCGCTCGTCCAGATGGTGAGGCGATCGGTAAAGTGATCGAAGATCAGCCAGGTCGCCGGAATCGCCACGTAGGCCGCCGGCATTGCCGGCGCGCTCGCGGCTCGCTCGGGCAATCGCGCGAACGGACGTGCGGCGTCGTAGGCAAACGCAACGAGCGCGCCGCCGAGCGGAGCGCTTTCGCCGATCGCCCGATGCGCGTTCACGAACGCGCGAACCTCGTTCAACAATTCGGGACCGCCCTCGAACGAGCGCGTCTGCCGGTACTCGACGCCGACGAACGAGTACCGCGAGATGCGTCCGCCGGTCTCGACGCTCTCGAGCAAGCACGACGCACCCGGCGTCGCAAGCGCCATATAGGCGGCGATGGGGGTGAACACGTCGGACGCGATCGTCCGCGTAATAACCATACCTTCTCCCTCGACTCACCCTGCAAAAAAGAAAAACGCCGCCCGGCATACCGGCGGCGTTCGATCTTCACCCTCGAAGGCGCGCGGAAATTACCGGCCGGAACGGACCGAAACCTGCCACCACCACGAAAGTACCAAGCGCATCGACGACCAGAATAGCCGATCGACGCCGGAAATTCCTGCGTGGCTAGAGCAGGTGGTTCGGCTCGCGGCTTTCACTTACACCATGCGCCGCACAACGGGGACGAGCTAGCGGCGCAGTTCCGGGTGTTCCTGCGTTAGCGCCGCCGCGTAGGCTGGCGGAACGTTTTCGAGAATCGCGCCGGCTGCGTCGGGCGACATGAGGGCGAAAATGCGTGCGACGTAAGCCAGGGGCAATTTTTGCACGACTTTCGCCGCGGCCTCGGCGTCCATCGATCCCCACTCCTGCGCCGTTCGACGCATGTCGGGCGTTCCGCTTTGGGCCAAGTCTTCGGTTTGCGCCGCCGGCTGCGCGATGGAAGCCCCGGCCGATTGAACGTTGTTCGCCTGCGACTCGCGCGGCGCCGGAGCCTGTGCTTGCGCGGCCCGCGTCTGCGCCTGGTTCAATTGCGTCTGCAGCGAGGAGATGCGTTTGTCGCGATCGGCCGTCTGCGTCTTTTCCACGGCGAGTTGCTTCTGCAGCGCGATGATCTGGCGATTTTGATCGGTGATCGTCTGGTTCTGCGCGGCGAAATGCAGCGGAGCGCCGACTGGGGCGGCCGCGCGCCATGCGGGCGCGAGCGGTCCGGTCGCGATCCAGTGCTGCGATGGCGGCCACGTAAATGCGCCGACTACGATCGCGAGCGCGATAACGGGCACCGCTATCCGCTTCCAGGGGAACTGCTTCCGGCGACGGCGGGTGACGATCACGAGAGACCTCCGGGCGCTTGCTGGGCGCGGCTATAGCGGCGTTCGTTGGCGTCGTCGGCGTCGCGTTGTTCGAGCCGGCTTTCGAGCGCCACGAATTGTTCGTATTTGCGCGTTTGCAGTTTTTCGATCGCCTTGCGATCCTTGCTTGCGTCCACGAGCAGTTCGCGCGCGCGCTCGAACTCGGCGCGGCGCGTTGCTACGACGCGCTCTTGGGCCGTAATCGCGCGATCGAGAAAATCCAGGTGGGCGTAGTGCAGGCGCAGCTGCTCGCTCGTAAACTCGCGATGATCTTCGCGCAAGGTCGTGGTATGGCGGCGAAACTCCGCATTGAGCCGCGCCAGTTCGTCCTGCGCGAGCGTCAATTCGCGCTGCCGAGCCGCCAGTGCTTGCGCGCGTTCGTCTTCGATGCGCTCGCGCTGATCGAGCACGGGTTTTAGCGCGAAGGTGAACTTCTTCATCACGCCACGCCCATCAATTGATTGACGGTCTGTTCGTACGATGACGACTCGTAGACGCCTTGTCGCAGGAAGTGCCGGATCGACTCAATCTTCGAGAGCGCCAAATCGACTCGCGGATTGCTGCCCGGAACGTACGCGCCGATGTTGATCAGATCTTCGGCGTCGCGGTAGGTCGCCATCACGTCGCGCACCGCGGACGCGGCCGAAT containing:
- a CDS encoding aminodeoxychorismate/anthranilate synthase component II, which codes for MSDLLFVDNYDSFTYNVVHLLVSQGATVDVMLNDDARLQPALLANYSALVVGPGPGNPGQVPATLAMLRAAAATRKPVLGVCLGLQAVGEIFGGRIGHAPQLMHGKTSPIHHDGTGLFGGVPTPFTATRYHSLCIEPASLPAELIVTAHSDDGVIQAVAHRTLPIVAVQFHPESILSEHGDRIARNFLRSYREIRV
- a CDS encoding chorismate-binding protein is translated as MVITRTIASDVFTPIAAYMALATPGASCLLESVETGGRISRYSFVGVEYRQTRSFEGGPELLNEVRAFVNAHRAIGESAPLGGALVAFAYDAARPFARLPERAASAPAMPAAYVAIPATWLIFDHFTDRLTIWTSGDDAAALERRIDGYVRSLLETAPRLPASVRGVEPVAQSIARDDYLALVARVKTCVYDGDVYQLQLGIRFGARFDGTALDLYRSLRSINPSPYMFYVETPFGEVLGASPEFLVRLEGRKARIRPLAGTRSRGSDEREDAAIASELLANEKERAEHVMLVDLGRNDLGAVCEYGSVRPTELLQIERYSHVMHIVSDLTGTLRAECDGLDLFAAGFPAGTVTGTPKVRAMQLIDELEPVARGFYAGSIGRWSDGGDFDSCITLRSVHVRDGVAYWQASAGIVADSDPAAEYDEILHKTRIVRAVLGLDGDAGGCAR
- the fliJ gene encoding flagellar export protein FliJ — protein: MKKFTFALKPVLDQRERIEDERAQALAARQRELTLAQDELARLNAEFRRHTTTLREDHREFTSEQLRLHYAHLDFLDRAITAQERVVATRRAEFERARELLVDASKDRKAIEKLQTRKYEQFVALESRLEQRDADDANERRYSRAQQAPGGLS